One window from the genome of Faecalibacterium sp. HTF-F encodes:
- the nagB gene encoding glucosamine-6-phosphate deaminase: protein MKIIRAKDYADMSRKAANIISAQVIMKPNCVLGLATGGTPVGAYAQLVDWYNKGDIDFSEVTTVNLDEYRGLPKEHPESYWSFMHKNLFDKVNIDPAKINLPDGTNPDAEDACAKYNQIIHAVGGIDLQLLGIGHDGHIGFNEPGEAFELETHCVDLTAETIEANKRFFDGNVNLVPKQAYTMGIKTIMQARKVLMVANGKGKAEIIKKAFFGPVTPEVPASILQMHPDFTLVGDEEALSLI from the coding sequence ATGAAGATCATTCGTGCAAAGGATTATGCGGATATGTCCCGCAAGGCAGCCAATATCATTTCGGCACAGGTCATTATGAAGCCCAACTGCGTGCTGGGTCTGGCGACCGGCGGCACCCCCGTGGGCGCGTATGCACAGCTGGTGGACTGGTACAACAAGGGCGACATCGATTTTTCTGAGGTGACCACCGTCAATCTGGACGAGTACCGCGGCCTGCCCAAGGAGCACCCGGAAAGCTACTGGAGCTTCATGCACAAGAATCTGTTCGATAAGGTGAACATCGACCCTGCAAAGATCAACCTGCCGGACGGCACCAACCCCGATGCAGAGGATGCCTGCGCAAAGTACAACCAGATCATCCACGCTGTGGGCGGCATCGACCTGCAGCTGCTGGGCATCGGCCACGACGGCCACATCGGCTTCAACGAGCCGGGCGAAGCCTTTGAGCTGGAGACCCACTGTGTGGACCTGACCGCCGAGACCATCGAGGCCAACAAGCGCTTCTTTGACGGCAATGTGAATCTGGTGCCCAAGCAGGCATATACCATGGGCATCAAGACCATCATGCAGGCACGCAAGGTGCTCATGGTGGCCAACGGCAAGGGCAAGGCCGAGATCATCAAGAAGGCATTCTTTGGCCCCGTCACTCCGGAGGTGCCCGCAAGCATCCTGCAGATGCATCCGGACTTTACGCTGGTGGGCGATGAGGAAGCTCTGAGCCTGATCTGA